The following proteins are encoded in a genomic region of Synechococcus sp. CBW1002:
- a CDS encoding translocation/assembly module TamB domain-containing protein, which produces MAGLPDSSPSAASWYRTTTPLSCRLPWLLGLGAAAGLAWLGADHLARTLFDHWKPRLERQLSQVLGHPMQLGPYQGIGLSGLQVGPSSLGPGAQDRSEARVAGLGVALDPFASLQRWTPVLDLQVRGAEADLRRNARGQYWVLGSPTRNQKPPSLELRINLADPAQLRIAPAGVDLRLGGRVGLMLQERRIDLSGRLQPAEGPGLVAIEAGGRWDRQRWQAQLNLQRLPVNLLQRFTPLQGHTTGQLDGRLVLALSQGRPSCRGAVSLKQLRWRPPGASPGSTTGTGKRAATDISSPTADLRCEGDSLVLERSIWGLGGWSGSLAGRAHLPRQQVSLSFKAQPPRRARGSRTAAALPALQGTAAGRWSRQGLAVSSLQVKGGRSQLSASGRVGPLLALNGTWRLDPSDLPLPPSAPSWLTEQTLAGSLQLSGTAAAPALAVQVPRLTNPLTGDLRASLVWRKGLLRLDDLRGPYLQASGQLPLQPSHEGGLRTGPLEAQLQLTAFPLQRLDTLVGTSLRGELSASGRIHGPLQDLSPDLDLELAGPGAGPLSLSETWQGQLKGTGAGASALQMQASTASGGSLKASLDRSWMPVALELTRGGGTLTLTGRPSAYRWQASAFPLQGLTLALGPRKHPQPLQGELSGDGNLALQPLAFGGWVTLAQPVFLGVRAQELQAGLRYADRRYRLTADLEPLAGGSIAATLTGRWQGAYRAQLEGRGLTTDLFRQLAQALPLWRGEEGPPQGNAADLGDLVIDQLGGSLQDQLIALQRARERLNLEAANSAPEDLRERLAATQALVDTDLTLSGPNLAQTHVDLSAKGHLWLRGTAEDQALALDPFVVSLQGPIRHGEGSFDLASLPLSLLALLTPVPGSLQGSLSAKGRYRLGNGQPELEAELALHQGHLGEADLQLERGSVLLKDGFLDTDLALRAAGATSAVDFTGRIPLDPQAQGLEVRLASRGDGLRFLTTLAGSSLDWEKGSADMQLLVRGSLADPIANGFLRLREGELRFIGQTVTALEATMLFDFQELLLQELTARVGEKGQVEGKGKLGLVRPVSPEPSLTLTLKQVPFKLQRIDAFSDGQLAFGGSLRAPLLGGNLAIRQGSVNVQPGQVAAGGDGAGANQSSDGGESDASKPAAGANPDVNELLQRNWAFDQPLVLLGPEVDSSTSDALRKAIPNFPYLRFRDLTLRLGPDLKVTVPNVASFSTGGSLRLNGPLDPSLQAAGVVRLLGGRLNLFTTSFNLDPDAPNVAVFTPSLGLLPYLDIALRTRVSENLSSNLGANTGSGLSLAELEAQGGFSSFNQLKLVRITVSVSGPADRIAENLRLTSDPPLPEERLVALIGGNSLAGLSGGNAGAALATALGQSLLSPLLGSLSDAFGQRVSFALYPTYVSPVVSQAEELRSRQLPPQLVLGSEIGLDITERFNAAVLVAPNRSDIPPQVTLNYKASENINLQGSFDTQGAWQTQMQLFFRF; this is translated from the coding sequence ATGGCGGGCTTGCCGGATTCATCACCATCGGCGGCCAGCTGGTACCGGACGACGACACCCCTCTCCTGCCGGCTGCCCTGGCTGCTCGGCCTTGGCGCTGCCGCGGGTCTGGCCTGGTTAGGGGCTGACCACCTGGCCCGCACCCTCTTCGACCACTGGAAACCACGGCTGGAGCGACAGCTGAGCCAGGTGCTGGGCCATCCGATGCAGCTCGGGCCTTACCAGGGAATCGGCCTCTCGGGGCTGCAGGTGGGACCTTCGAGCCTGGGGCCAGGTGCCCAGGACCGCTCCGAGGCCAGGGTGGCGGGCCTGGGTGTGGCTCTCGACCCGTTTGCGAGCCTGCAACGCTGGACTCCGGTGCTGGATCTGCAGGTGCGCGGTGCCGAAGCCGATCTGCGCCGCAATGCACGCGGTCAGTACTGGGTCCTGGGTAGCCCGACTCGCAACCAGAAGCCACCATCACTGGAGCTGCGGATCAACCTTGCTGATCCGGCACAGCTGCGGATCGCCCCTGCCGGTGTCGACCTGCGCCTCGGCGGCAGGGTCGGCCTGATGCTCCAGGAGCGTCGGATCGATCTGAGCGGCCGTCTGCAGCCGGCCGAAGGTCCTGGGCTGGTGGCGATCGAGGCGGGGGGGCGCTGGGATCGCCAGCGCTGGCAGGCACAGCTCAACCTCCAGCGCCTGCCGGTGAACCTCCTGCAGCGGTTCACGCCCCTGCAGGGCCACACCACCGGGCAGCTGGACGGCCGCCTGGTCCTGGCCCTGAGCCAGGGACGGCCCAGCTGCCGCGGAGCCGTCAGTCTCAAGCAGCTGCGCTGGCGACCCCCTGGGGCGAGCCCCGGCAGCACCACCGGAACGGGAAAACGAGCCGCAACCGATATCAGCAGCCCCACCGCAGACCTGCGCTGCGAAGGCGACAGCCTGGTGCTGGAGCGGAGCATCTGGGGATTGGGAGGCTGGAGCGGCAGCCTGGCCGGTCGGGCCCACCTGCCCCGCCAGCAGGTCAGCCTCAGCTTCAAGGCCCAACCACCACGTCGGGCTCGGGGCAGCCGCACCGCAGCGGCCTTGCCGGCCTTGCAGGGAACGGCGGCCGGCCGCTGGAGCCGTCAGGGCCTGGCGGTCTCCTCTCTGCAGGTGAAGGGCGGTCGCTCCCAGCTGTCGGCCTCCGGCAGGGTGGGGCCGCTGCTGGCGTTGAACGGAACCTGGCGGCTGGATCCCAGCGACCTGCCACTGCCACCCAGCGCCCCCTCCTGGCTGACCGAGCAGACGCTGGCGGGCAGTCTCCAGCTGAGCGGGACTGCGGCGGCACCGGCGTTGGCGGTGCAGGTGCCCCGGCTCACCAATCCCCTCACGGGAGACCTACGGGCTTCTCTGGTGTGGCGTAAGGGGTTGCTGCGGCTGGATGACCTCAGGGGTCCCTACCTGCAGGCCAGCGGTCAGCTGCCGTTACAGCCCTCCCATGAAGGCGGTCTGCGCACCGGGCCGCTGGAAGCTCAGCTGCAGCTCACAGCCTTTCCCCTGCAGAGGCTGGATACCCTCGTCGGCACAAGCCTGCGGGGTGAGCTCAGCGCCTCCGGCCGGATCCACGGCCCGCTGCAGGATCTCAGCCCCGACCTCGACCTCGAGCTGGCTGGCCCCGGTGCCGGTCCCCTCAGCCTGAGCGAGACCTGGCAGGGCCAGCTCAAGGGCACCGGTGCAGGCGCCAGTGCCCTGCAGATGCAGGCCAGCACAGCCAGCGGCGGCAGCCTCAAGGCCAGCCTGGACCGTTCCTGGATGCCGGTGGCCCTCGAACTGACGCGAGGTGGTGGAACGCTCACTCTGACGGGCCGTCCAAGCGCCTACCGCTGGCAGGCCAGCGCCTTTCCTCTTCAGGGCCTGACCCTGGCCTTGGGCCCCCGCAAGCACCCCCAGCCATTGCAGGGCGAGCTCAGCGGTGACGGCAACCTGGCGTTGCAACCACTGGCCTTCGGCGGCTGGGTGACCCTCGCCCAACCGGTCTTCCTTGGTGTGCGGGCCCAGGAGCTGCAGGCCGGATTGCGCTATGCCGACCGGCGCTACCGGCTCACGGCTGATCTGGAACCCCTGGCAGGCGGCTCCATCGCCGCCACCCTCACCGGCCGATGGCAGGGTGCCTACCGGGCCCAGCTGGAGGGACGGGGCCTCACCACCGATCTGTTCCGTCAGCTGGCCCAGGCCCTCCCTCTCTGGCGTGGTGAGGAAGGTCCTCCCCAGGGCAATGCCGCCGACCTCGGCGATCTGGTGATCGATCAGCTGGGGGGCAGCCTGCAGGACCAGCTCATCGCCCTGCAGCGCGCCCGTGAGCGACTGAACCTTGAAGCTGCAAACTCTGCCCCCGAAGACCTGCGCGAGCGCCTTGCCGCCACCCAGGCGCTGGTCGACACGGACCTCACCCTCAGCGGACCGAACCTGGCCCAGACCCACGTGGATCTGAGCGCCAAAGGCCATCTCTGGCTGCGGGGCACCGCTGAGGACCAGGCCCTGGCCCTGGACCCGTTTGTGGTGAGTCTGCAGGGGCCCATCCGCCATGGCGAGGGCAGCTTTGATCTGGCCAGCCTGCCGCTCAGCCTGCTGGCCTTGCTCACCCCCGTCCCCGGAAGCCTGCAGGGATCGCTCTCGGCCAAGGGACGGTATCGGCTGGGCAACGGCCAGCCGGAGCTTGAGGCCGAGCTGGCCCTGCATCAGGGGCACCTGGGCGAAGCCGATCTTCAGCTGGAGCGGGGCAGCGTTCTGCTCAAGGATGGTTTCCTCGACACCGACCTGGCCCTGCGTGCTGCCGGAGCCACGAGCGCCGTCGATTTCACCGGCCGCATCCCACTGGATCCTCAGGCACAGGGTCTGGAGGTGCGCCTGGCCAGTCGCGGCGATGGCCTGCGCTTCCTCACGACCCTGGCCGGGTCGTCGCTCGACTGGGAAAAAGGTAGTGCCGACATGCAGCTGCTGGTGCGGGGCAGCCTGGCCGATCCGATCGCCAACGGCTTCCTGAGGCTGCGCGAGGGCGAACTGCGCTTCATCGGCCAGACGGTGACGGCCCTCGAGGCCACGATGCTGTTCGACTTCCAGGAGCTCTTGCTGCAGGAACTCACGGCCCGGGTGGGCGAGAAGGGTCAGGTCGAGGGAAAGGGAAAACTCGGTCTGGTACGGCCGGTGTCACCTGAACCCAGCCTCACCCTCACCCTGAAGCAGGTGCCTTTCAAGCTGCAGCGGATCGACGCCTTCAGCGACGGTCAACTGGCCTTTGGCGGCAGCCTGCGGGCTCCACTGCTGGGCGGAAATCTGGCGATCCGACAGGGAAGCGTCAATGTCCAGCCGGGCCAGGTAGCTGCCGGCGGTGATGGAGCGGGGGCAAACCAATCAAGCGATGGAGGCGAATCCGACGCCAGCAAGCCAGCCGCAGGAGCCAACCCGGATGTCAATGAACTGCTGCAGCGCAACTGGGCCTTTGACCAGCCGCTGGTGCTGCTGGGCCCGGAGGTGGACAGCAGCACCAGCGACGCCCTGCGCAAGGCGATCCCGAATTTTCCCTACCTGCGATTCAGGGATCTGACCCTGCGGCTCGGTCCTGATCTCAAGGTGACCGTGCCGAACGTGGCCAGCTTCAGCACCGGTGGCTCCCTGCGGCTGAACGGACCGCTGGATCCGAGCCTTCAGGCCGCCGGCGTGGTGCGGCTGCTGGGCGGTCGGCTCAACCTGTTCACCACCAGCTTCAACCTCGACCCCGATGCCCCCAACGTGGCGGTGTTCACGCCGTCGTTGGGACTGCTGCCCTACCTGGACATCGCGTTGCGCACCCGGGTCTCCGAAAATCTCTCCAGCAACCTGGGCGCCAACACCGGTTCAGGGCTGAGCCTGGCGGAACTGGAGGCCCAGGGAGGCTTCAGCTCCTTCAACCAGCTCAAGCTGGTGCGGATCACCGTGAGTGTCAGCGGACCGGCCGATCGCATTGCCGAGAACCTTCGGCTCACCAGTGATCCACCCCTGCCGGAGGAGCGGTTGGTGGCCCTGATCGGCGGCAACTCCCTGGCGGGGCTGAGCGGCGGCAATGCCGGTGCCGCCCTGGCCACGGCCCTGGGGCAATCGTTGCTCTCGCCTCTGCTCGGTTCACTCAGCGATGCCTTCGGGCAGCGGGTCAGCTTCGCCCTCTACCCCACCTACGTGAGCCCGGTGGTGTCCCAGGCCGAGGAACTGCGCTCTCGCCAACTGCCGCCGCAACTGGTGCTGGGCTCGGAAATCGGCCTCGACATCACCGAGCGCTTCAATGCCGCGGTGCTGGTGGCACCGAACCGCTCCGACATCCCTCCACAGGTGACCCTGAACTACAAGGCCTCCGAGAACATCAACCTGCAGGGGTCGTTCGACACCCAGGGGGCCTGGCAGACTCAGATGCAGCTGTTCTTCCGTTTCTGA
- a CDS encoding Ycf51 family protein, with protein MPADPILFTAGQWLGAASGGLALLTGIGFLATWGIRFRLVGITSFTALLSLSCLAFAVSYSPRVSIEGAVPVPVVFDNGGDLVIAAAPANLDPAAVAPTLEQVASNLRGSGRNSADGFVRVRLRRLETVAPGLSRPVVLGEATRSLRDGSVVLAG; from the coding sequence ATGCCTGCCGATCCAATCCTGTTCACGGCGGGCCAGTGGCTCGGCGCCGCCAGCGGCGGCCTGGCCCTTCTCACCGGGATCGGCTTCCTGGCCACCTGGGGGATTCGCTTCCGTCTGGTGGGGATCACCAGCTTCACCGCCCTGCTGTCGCTCTCCTGCCTGGCCTTTGCCGTGAGCTACAGCCCGCGGGTGTCGATCGAGGGGGCGGTGCCCGTGCCCGTGGTGTTCGACAACGGCGGTGATCTGGTGATCGCTGCGGCGCCTGCCAATCTCGACCCGGCCGCTGTGGCCCCGACCCTGGAGCAGGTTGCCAGCAACCTGCGGGGCAGCGGCCGCAATTCCGCGGATGGGTTTGTGCGGGTCAGGCTGCGCCGACTCGAAACGGTGGCGCCCGGCCTGAGCCGTCCGGTGGTGCTGGGTGAGGCCACCCGCAGCCTGCGGGATGGTTCGGTCGTGCTGGCAGGCTGA